The DNA sequence AGGATGAGCGACTCCTCTAACTGGTTTGAGCGCTGGATCAATGACTCCTGTGATACTGCGGACCGTCGATCCATGGTCTCATCGATACGTCTGGTCAGGAATCTTGTAGCTCGTTGCTCTGCTGAAACAGGGTACACTGCAAGTTATCCACTCGCGTGTTCAGGGACTCCTGCAGGTTGTCGACGCCCTGTTTGAGGCGATCGAACTGCTGCTGCATCATTGCAGCCAAAGTCGCTAGCTCCATGGCTAGTTTGTAGAAGAtggcggtggtgatggtggtgatggtgatgaagtCAGTTGTAAGAGTACCCTAGAAAGGTCCAGATAAAAAATCAGAGGGCCTTTAAATAGTCCTCTCCGTTGCAACAGCCTTCAAACTTGCGCTGTCTATTTCCCAACTAGGAATTGATAAGTTAATATGACCAGCAAGTGGTCTTTGTCTCCACTGAGTGGGATTTACATTGCTTACTACAGTGATTAAGTGGTGTGGTCTCCAGATTCACTGCCACTTGTCAGAACAAGGGATGTTCTTGATATTGCAGGTGTATTCACAACTGCACAGTAAATTAATCTAGGacttctttttatttttcttcttttctttgttcttttctttgttcttttctttgttcttttctttgttcttttcttttttctttcttttttatcaCGCGTTACACATGACGATGTGCCAGAGCTTGTAGGTATATAAATGCCGTGGTTCCCCCTTGTCTCTTTCACAGCCTAAcattttcttgttcattgcACCACAATTTCTAAGAGTCTATCAACTTTACCGACGTATCAGTGTGCCGCTATGAGCTTTATCGGTTTCGAAGAATGCCGTGCCTTCGTTAAGGAGCAAGAGGAAGCCCAGGGTCGTCCCTTTACACCAGAGGAACGTAACCTGTTTCTCGATACATGGTTAGCTGAAGAGAATGTCTCCGAGAGATGTCGGGCATACTATAAGGCCATGTACGTGCCTTATCCACACGAAGCTCGGAGCCGGGGCCGCACGCGTTGTACACTTCACAAAGTTACGTTTGGTCGTTTGGGCAGTTGTGCTCAGTGTGAAAAAGAGCGTGGGTATCGCTGGTGTGATGTGGAAGGAATGTGGGTGCCTTTTTATTTAAGGTGCTTGCATGATTAGCTTTGTTTATTTAGTTTAAAAAGCTGAGTTGCAACGTGAAATTGGGATGTATTAAAGGTTCGGCTATCATCAACCTGGAATCTTGGCTATCaatcatcaatcaatcaagaagctcatcgtCTAATATGATCGAACCACTAAAGGTCTGCTTATGCAGGCCTCGCCGAAGAGACAGAGATCTAGGCCTAAACGCCAAAATCCTCCAGCGTCTTCTGGGGTTCTATCTACAGAATGGTATACTATATCATTTCGAGAGTAGCCGCTGAGCCTGGCACCGTTCGATAGTCTATAGATGAAGATAGTCGTCATATTCTTGATATGCAAAGACCCAATAAGTGCTCTTTACTAAATAGCACAATAGAAGCTCAACTCAAAAGGCAAGAAGTATAATTCTTTTGAAGTCTCCTGTTGATCCACATAGGAGGCGCCGACTTCAGAGATATCATTTCTCGGCTGCAAGGTTACGATGTGGTATTTAGATATAGTCCCAGCCTGGAATGGTAAAAGTATAGCCATATCTGATGACAATAATCTTGTGTTAAGATCACTGCATGTCTGACTGCTTGGGTTCATAGGGTTAATAGGGTTCATCGTTGATACCCCAGATCACCACAAAGGCGGTGATTAAAAGCACGGACAATAACCTCACCGCCAACCCCGCGCTAATCCTGTAGAGATAATCCACTGATAAGTAACAACGGCATACGGAAGAGACACACACTGCAACCACTCAAGAATCCCACGACCCTTGACGTTCCTCCATTATATTACTCGAGCTGTGACCGTGGAGTCTCCGAGGAAGATTATTCCAGCTGTGTGGTTCTGAGGGTTCTCCTGCCCTGGGGTCTGACCCAGTTATCTCTCAGCAACTGCTACAGGCAAAGTCAAGAAAATAATCTTACCTTTAAGATCCAGAAACTCGAAACAGAAAGTcctgccttttctttgaacGAAACACCGGCAAAATGATGGAGGACTTCAACAGTGAGACTGATAGTGACTATACCAGTTACTGGAGAGATTGGGTGAGTCATTTCCTATTTCACCGTCGATTGCGCCAATGTGCGACTGGATGGGGGATGCGACTTGGTTGTAGGTGGAGGAAGGTGCATGGCGCATGGTGATACTGGACGGTGCAGCGGCAGTGGCAGCAGGACGGAGAGGGGCAGCACGAAGGAGGAACACATTTCCATTTCGGGAAGCGATGCCACTTCTGCTCGACTCCACAGCTCCATGAATCACCTCACCTTCTTTCTACGTCTGCAGTCTAAAGATGGCGTCTCCCTCGTCCAGTCAGCAGCAGCTGGAGCTGTCTAGcactccacctccaccttctGTGGTTCCCAATTACTTTAGGACCGATCCTACTCTTCGCTCCTCACGCCAGAGACTCCCTGTTTACCTGCCACCGAGTTCTGACGACACAGCTAATTGGCGCACACAGTTCATCTCCTCTCGTGGAAACGAGTACTTCTGCGAAATCGATGAGGAATATTTGACCGATCGCTTTAACCTTACTGGCCTCAACACTGAGGTGCCATACTACCAGTACGCCTTAGATTTGGTGACTGATGTGTTTGACCTCGATGCGGATGACGACCTGCGCGAACAGATTGAAAAGTCGGCGCGTCATCTCTACGGACTCGTCCACGCAAGATACATTGTCACCACCCGTGGTCTTACTAAGATGGTATGTACTAATTCGAGAATGTAATCACAGTAGCATATCTCTCTGACTGAGGTCTAGGTCGACAAGTACAAGAAGGGCGACTTCGGCAAATGTCCCCGTGTTATGTGCGAAGGCCAACCTCTTTTGCCTATGGGCCAACACGACATTCCGAACATGAGCACTGTCCGTCTTTACTGCCCCAAATGCGAAGATCTCTACAACCCCAAGTCCTCTCGCCATGCTTCTATCGACGGTGCCTATTTTGGAGCGTCTTTCCCTAGCATGCTTTTCCAGGTGTACCCAGGCTTGGTCCCTGAGAAGAGTACCAGCCGTTATGAGCCTCGTATTTACGGATTCAAAGTTCATGCAGCTGCTGCCCTGGCCCGCTGGCAGGATCAATACCGCGAGGACATGAAGTCGCGTCTTCGTGATGCCGGCATGGAAGTCAAGTacgttgaagatgaggaagtggaggatgatgaggatgacgacgaagaagatcagggCTTTGATCCAAAGGAGCGGGTTGTGGGCGATGCTGCCTCCGGCCGTATGGATATGGGCGTTTGAGTGGCCATTCTTCGATTATAATGTTCTGTCTGGTTTTGACGATACCAATGCTCACCCTGCCTTGACCTTGGCTGCTCTTGACTCACGAATTACCCCTCTTCTTATCGCATGAAAATATCCCATATCCCGTCCTCTTCTATCCGAAATACTTGTCTGCAACTTTCACCTTCCCCAAACACCTCTCGACTGAGGCTTTCCCTTCATGTGGCATGTTCTTCTGCCGTTTCGTTATGGCTTGCTGTCCTCCAATAGTGGGCGTACGAACGGTCTCCTTCTCTCAGTTCTGTACTCTGAATTTATGATGACGAACACTGGTGGGCGTTTGAAGCTTTGAAAATGGCTGgtctaatttcttttcttctgatGTTTACTAGTTTCATAACCCATAATTCACCTTATGGCAAATGTAATATGAATTGCCAATGCAATTAACCTTCCCGTAACATGCACTTCATTTTGATGGTCTGCATCATTGTAGGGGTTCATCGGAGGTCAAACCCTCATAACGAAAGCTTGGCTAAACAGGTGATTTCGACTCTTCAGGCTcttcaggctcttcttcgtaGGTTATCTCCAACTGCTTCTCAATAGCATAGCCAATAACCTCCGCGAGCCCATCGCCCTTTTCCCAGCACTCATCGTGCTCACCTTCTAGAGGCATCCGCGTAACACATCTCAGTTTGTCCTCAGACTGCAGTTTCCACCACCCACCGATAAGGGCAGCATCCATAGCCTCATCCTGCGTCTCATCCACAAGCGAATCATCAGACGAGTGCGCCAGAATCGCGAAAGACCCATGAGTCCACCCACCCTCAATACCATCCGCCCCTTTGACCACGGCAGGAGATACAGCATCCCACgcagcctcatcatccccaaaAGCCCCCTCCACAATCTCCTGATACGCCGGTATCTCCTTGTGAGTATCCCGGAATTTCTTCAAATCGTATATCCCTGCCAAACCCGCCACAGCTACCGGACCGTGCGATATGCCAGCTTTAAACTGGCCCATCACCGACTGGTACGCCAACATAGCACCACAGCTGTGGCCGACGAGTATATACCGTTCCTCGAAGCCATATTTGCGCTGCAGGAAGGCTATGGCTGCTTGCACGTCATTGATATGGTCTGGGTGTTTGGAGCCGCGGTAGTCTCGGGGATTAGTGCTCGACTGGTCCTGGGGATGGTCCGGATGGGGGCTGAGACGGTAGGAAATGGATGCGAATGCTGTGATGTGAGGGAGAACGTCGGCGTATTTTGGGGAAGTGGTGAGCTTGGATATGGCGGGGTTGGAGAAGTTGATGGCGTCTATCTTCGGGTCGCGCCAGGCGCCGCCATGGATCAAGCTGGGTTTATAATATTAGTAGGTATATCGACTGTAGAAGTATTGTAGATTGATTGTAGATTAAGAAGTATGTACATAATCCAGAATTTTTTGTCGAGTGTCTCTGATAAGGTAGTCACAGTCACTGTTTGAAGGGCGTGCTCTTCGCCATAGTTAAATGTTTCGGTGGGCATTTTCAGTGGTTGTTTGCGATAAATGTTTTTATTAGTTCTCAAGGATGTATTATTGGGAAGAGAGGGCAATGAGGGGAACGGCTTGTTAGTCCTTTTTAAACGGAGGGGAGAGGCGAGGCTGCTTAGTAGTTAATAGGAATGTTGTTCGGCGGAGCACTATAGAGTATCATGATTGATAAGCTCAACCTGCGACAACCCAGAAAGGTTGACATATGGTATACTTTGGCCATCATCAGGGAGTATGCGACAAGAGAAATCCATTCTTTCTGAAAATATTAGCATGGCAGGATATTGTTGAAGCCGATGTTGTTGTCGTTCCCAAAGTGTCCAGGCTGATCCCGTGAGAGTCTTGGCGCGCTAAACCGCATCGGGTATTAGGCGGTGGGAAATTGATGAATTCAATCCACACAAACCATCGCCGCCGACTGTCAACCCATTGTCGCCGTCGAACGTATACCTGGGCAGCACATCCAAAATG is a window from the Aspergillus oryzae RIB40 DNA, chromosome 6 genome containing:
- a CDS encoding casein kinase II subunit beta family protein (casein kinase II, beta subunit), which encodes MMEDFNSETDSDYTSYWRDWFISSRGNEYFCEIDEEYLTDRFNLTGLNTEVPYYQYALDLVTDVFDLDADDDLREQIEKSARHLYGLVHARYIVTTRGLTKMVDKYKKGDFGKCPRVMCEGQPLLPMGQHDIPNMSTVRLYCPKCEDLYNPKSSRHASIDGAYFGASFPSMLFQVYPGLVPEKSTSRYEPRIYGFKVHAAAALARWQDQYREDMKSRLRDAGMEVNSQGCIIGKRGQ